From Astyanax mexicanus isolate ESR-SI-001 chromosome 16, AstMex3_surface, whole genome shotgun sequence, one genomic window encodes:
- the pycr1b gene encoding pyrroline-5-carboxylate reductase 1b, whose protein sequence is MSVGFIGAGQLAHALVKGFTAAGVIAAHRITASSPDTDLPTVAGLRKMGVNLTTSNKEATHKSDVLFLAVKPHIIPFVLDEIGPDIEDRHLIVSCAAGVTISSIEKKLLQYRTAPKVMRCMTNTPVVVREGATVYATGTHAEVEDGKLLEQLMASVGFCTEVEEDLIDAVTGLSGSGPAYAFTALDALADGGVKMGLPRRLAVRLGAQALLGAAKMLLDSEQHPGQLKDQVCSPGGATIHALHFLESGGFRSLLINAVEASCIRTKELQSLADQEEISPAAIKKTTLDKVLQQPGISETSVGTRNRVNLFNNKSGVKKV, encoded by the exons ATGAGTGTAGGGTTCATTGGAGCCGGCCAGTTGGCCCATGCCTTAGTAAAGGGCTTCACTGCTGCAG GTGTAATTGCAGCTCACAGGATCACTGCCAGTTCCCCAGATACAGATCTGCCAACAGTGGCTGGACTCAGG AAAATGGGAGTGAACCTCACAACCAGCAACAAGGAAGCCACACATAAGAGTGACGTCCTCTTTCTGGCCGTCAAGCCTCACATTATCCCTTTCGTTTTGGATGAAATCGGACCCGATATTGAAGACCGGCACCTCATTGTTTCCTGTGCTGCTGGAGTCACGATTAGCTCCATTGAGAAG AAACTGCTCCAGTATCGTACTGCCCCGAAGGTAATGCGCTGCATGACTAACACTCCAGTGGTGGTCCGCGAGGGGGCCACGGTATACGCCACAGGCACCCACGCCGAGGTGGAGGACGGGAAGCTGCTGGAGCAGCTGATGGCCAGTGTGGGATTCTGCACAGAGGTGGAGGAGGACCTGATCGACGCGGTTACCGGACTCAGTGGCAGCGGGCCAGCTTAT GCTTTCACAGCTCTGGATGCTCTTGCTGATGGCGGGGTAAAGATGGGTCTACCAAGGAGGCTGGCTGTGAGGCTGGGGGCACAGGCTCTACTG GGTGCTGCTAAAATGCTGCTTGACTCAGAGCAGCATCCAGGCCAGCTGAAGGATCAGGTGTGTTCACCAGGGGGCGCCACCATCCACGCCCTGCACTTCTTGGAGAGCGGTGGCTTCCGGAGCCTTCTCATCAACGCTGTGGAGGCTTCATGTATCAGGACCAA AGAGCTGCAGTCTCTTGCTGACCAAGAGGAGATTTCTCCAGCTGCCATCAAGAAAACCACACTGGACAAAGTGCTGCAGCAACCTGGCATCTCTGAAACGTCAGTGGGAACCAGAAACAGAGTCAACCTTTTTAATAACAAGAGTGGGGTTAAgaaagtctga